TGGGCAGATGCTCTTTCATAAATGACTCCACTGTAGTTTGCAAAAGCCGTAATATGCAATCCATCCCTGCGCTCTCCCGAACCGCTGCCATTTGATTCTTTGCGCCTTGGCGGCTTTGCGTTAACATGATTCTTTTGCATGAAGGATCTTAAACGTGTTTTTGGCTATTGCCGCCGCTATCCGATTTTTGCGATCAGCACGCTGGTTTGTGCCGTTTTCTCCACAGGTTTCGCCATTCTGTATCCGAAACTGACCGGATCGATCATCAATGACGCGCTGACGGGCAACCGGTCCGACCGCCTCATCTGGATGGTTTTGGCTGTGCTGGCTTCGTTTTTCCTGCGCGACCTCTTGAATGCGTTTCGCATTATTCTGAACAACACCTTTGAACAGAACGTCATTTTCGATTTGCGCAGCGATCTCTACGCCCATCTCCAACGCCTGCCGCTCGGCTGGTTCGACAACCAGGCCACAGGCGATCTCCTCACCCGGGTGAGCGAGGACGTCACCAACATGGAACGGGTCCTGATCGATGGCATCGAGCAGGGGTCGGTGGCCATCCTGCAAATCGTGGGCGTGGGTGCGTGGCTGTTTTCGATCAATTCCAGACTGGCCTGGCTCGTCATGCTTCCCATGCCGTTTCTGGCTGCGGGAGCCTTGATATTCACGAGGGCCTCGCATCAACGGCATCGCGCCATCCGCCGCGCCACTTCGGCCTTGAATGCCCTCCTGATGGACAACCTGCAGGGAGTGCTGCAAATCAAGTCGTTTGGCCGCGAACAAACCGAGCATGTTCACTTTCGCCAAAAGGCCAATGCGGTGCGGGAAGCCTCGTTGAACTTGATGCGGACCTGGGCCTGCTATTCGCCATCCATGACTTTTCTCTCGGCCACCGGGATTGTTCTGGTGCTTTATTTCGGTGGGCTGGATGTGCTTCATGGCCGGCCCGGGTTCAGGGTCGGCGACCTGATGGCCTTTTTGTTGTATGTGCGGATGTTCCATGAACCGATCGAAAAATTGCACCAGCTCAACCAGCTTTTCCAGGGCGGCCGGGCCGCGGCCGAACGCGTGTTTAAAATTTTGGACACAGCGGTTGAACCCGAGCCTCTTTCGCCGACTCGCCTGCCGGAGCTGCACGGCAGCGCCCGCCGGGTTGAAATTCAGAATGCCGGTTTCGAATATGAGTCCAGCCGAACTGTACTTCATGATATCAACCTGACTGCCGAGGCCGGGCAAACCATCGCTCTGGTCGGGCCGACCGGGGCCGGCAAAACCAGCCTGGTCAGTTTGATCCCGCGCTTTTACCGGGTCAAATCAGGGTCGGTGCGGATCGACGGGGTTCCTGTGCAAGATCTGCTCCTGGAAGATTTGCGGAATCAGATCGGCGTGGTGACGCAGGAGGCTTTTCTTTTCAACACCACGGTCCGGGAGAATTTGTTGTTAGGCAAACCGGAGGCTACGGATGCCGAAATCTGGTCGT
Above is a genomic segment from Candidatus Methylacidiphilales bacterium containing:
- a CDS encoding ABC transporter ATP-binding protein, with amino-acid sequence MKDLKRVFGYCRRYPIFAISTLVCAVFSTGFAILYPKLTGSIINDALTGNRSDRLIWMVLAVLASFFLRDLLNAFRIILNNTFEQNVIFDLRSDLYAHLQRLPLGWFDNQATGDLLTRVSEDVTNMERVLIDGIEQGSVAILQIVGVGAWLFSINSRLAWLVMLPMPFLAAGALIFTRASHQRHRAIRRATSALNALLMDNLQGVLQIKSFGREQTEHVHFRQKANAVREASLNLMRTWACYSPSMTFLSATGIVLVLYFGGLDVLHGRPGFRVGDLMAFLLYVRMFHEPIEKLHQLNQLFQGGRAAAERVFKILDTAVEPEPLSPTRLPELHGSARRVEIQNAGFEYESSRTVLHDINLTAEAGQTIALVGPTGAGKTSLVSLIPRFYRVKSGSVRIDGVPVQDLLLEDLRNQIGVVTQEAFLFNTTVRENLLLGKPEATDAEIWSSLEAANAAGFVRNLPKTLETNVGENGVKLSVGEKQRLSIARALLKDPPILILDEATASVDTATERLIQEALERLLQNRTSFVIAHRLSTVRRADLICVLKEGRIIERGGHEELLALDGLYARLCREQSVGETIEETFEHLVR